The following are encoded together in the Iodobacter fluviatilis genome:
- a CDS encoding proline--tRNA ligase: MRTSQFYFSTLKEAPSEAELISHKLMLRAGLIKRLGSGLYTWMPLGLRVLRKVEAVIRDEMNKAGAQELLMPAVQPAELWQETGRWDVFGPQMLKITDRHERQFCFGPTHEEVITDIARSELRSYKQLPVSFYQVQTKFRDEIRPRFGVMRAREFTMKDAYSFHATHESLQETYGLMYQSYSKIFTRLGLKFRAVAADTGAIGGSGSHEFHVLADAGEDLLAYCPDSDYAANTELAEAFAPAAPRAAALEAMRDVDTPKQTSCEAVAALLDISIEHTVKLLALMTTTQELVIALLRGDHSLNEVKLGKIEGMADFRFATDEEIRAAFNCPPGFLGPVGIPAGMRVISDRTVAVMSDFVCGANRPKFHLAGVNFGRDLPEPSIVADIRNVVNGDASPDGKGTLEICRGIEVGHIFQLRSTYTEKMKCQFTDADGSLKNMEMGCYGVGVSRIVAAAIEQNHDERGIKYPAAIAPFTVAIVPMGYHRSETIKAAADALYAEFVAADVDVLLDDRNERPGSMFADMELIGIPHRITIGEKGLVDGMVEYIARAGGEMEKIALADVVRVLSEK; this comes from the coding sequence ATGCGCACGTCACAATTTTATTTCTCGACTTTAAAAGAAGCGCCTTCCGAGGCCGAACTGATCTCGCACAAGCTGATGCTGCGCGCAGGCTTAATCAAGCGCCTTGGTTCTGGCCTCTATACATGGATGCCGCTGGGCTTACGCGTACTGCGTAAAGTTGAAGCCGTGATCCGCGATGAAATGAATAAAGCGGGCGCGCAAGAGTTGCTAATGCCTGCAGTGCAGCCCGCTGAGCTGTGGCAAGAAACGGGCCGCTGGGATGTGTTCGGCCCGCAAATGCTGAAAATCACCGATCGCCACGAGCGCCAGTTCTGTTTTGGGCCAACTCACGAAGAAGTCATTACCGACATCGCCCGCTCAGAATTGCGAAGCTATAAGCAATTGCCAGTGAGCTTTTATCAGGTTCAGACCAAATTCCGTGATGAAATCCGCCCGCGCTTTGGCGTGATGCGCGCACGCGAATTCACCATGAAAGATGCTTATTCTTTTCATGCTACTCATGAGTCACTGCAAGAAACTTACGGCTTGATGTATCAGAGCTACTCAAAAATCTTTACGCGTCTAGGTTTGAAGTTCCGTGCTGTTGCGGCAGATACCGGCGCAATTGGCGGCTCCGGCAGCCATGAGTTTCATGTGCTGGCCGATGCTGGTGAAGATTTGCTCGCTTATTGCCCAGATTCTGATTACGCGGCGAATACGGAGCTGGCAGAAGCATTTGCACCTGCGGCACCTCGTGCGGCGGCGCTTGAAGCCATGCGTGATGTAGATACTCCAAAGCAAACCTCATGCGAAGCGGTTGCGGCGCTGCTCGATATCAGTATCGAGCACACAGTGAAGTTGCTGGCGCTGATGACCACTACTCAAGAGTTAGTGATTGCCTTATTGCGCGGTGATCACAGCTTAAATGAAGTGAAGTTAGGTAAGATTGAAGGCATGGCGGATTTCCGTTTTGCTACTGATGAAGAAATTCGTGCTGCATTTAACTGCCCACCAGGTTTTCTCGGTCCAGTTGGCATTCCTGCTGGCATGCGTGTTATCAGTGATCGTACCGTGGCTGTAATGAGCGATTTTGTTTGTGGCGCTAATAGGCCAAAATTTCACTTGGCTGGCGTTAACTTTGGCCGTGATCTACCAGAGCCAAGTATCGTTGCCGATATTCGTAATGTTGTAAACGGCGATGCCAGCCCAGATGGCAAAGGCACATTAGAAATCTGCCGTGGTATCGAAGTGGGGCATATCTTCCAACTGCGCAGCACTTACACAGAAAAGATGAAGTGCCAGTTTACCGATGCCGATGGCTCTCTAAAAAACATGGAAATGGGCTGCTATGGTGTTGGCGTATCGCGTATCGTTGCCGCTGCCATTGAGCAAAACCATGACGAACGCGGTATTAAATATCCAGCAGCGATCGCACCATTTACCGTCGCGATTGTGCCTATGGGCTATCACCGCTCAGAAACTATTAAAGCTGCGGCCGATGCGCTGTATGCCGAATTTGTTGCAGCAGACGTTGATGTCTTGCTGGATGACAGAAATGAGCGTCCGGGCTCGATGTTTGCCGATATGGAGTTAATCGGCATCCCGCATCGCATTACCATCGGTGAAAAAGGCTTGGTTGATGGAATGGTCGAATACATCGCCCGTGCCGGTGGCGAGATGGAAAAAATCGCTCTAGCCGATGTGGTCCGTGTTTTAAGCGAAAAGTAA